In Candidatus Zymogenus saltonus, the sequence TTCGTAAGTACGGGCGAAGCAATATCACTTTTAAAAAGAACGAGAGGCCAGTTGGTCCTCCCCTTGTGGAAACCGGGGGATGAATATAAATGAACGTAATTTTATGACAATAAATTAGGAGGATAAAATGAGAACGGAAACGGCGAAAATAATTGAAATAGATTTTGAGGAAGAAAGTATTTTAGGGTCGGAGGTTGAGGAGATAAAAAATCTTGATGACTTTGAGATATTTGCTGAAAAGAAGGGCATCTTGGTTGCGTTTGAAAGGATGACCCACCACGGAATTCTCGCAAGAGAGAACGGGAATACCGTCATGATAATCAACAAGATTCTTCCTCAAGATCAGCAAACCCTCGTTGCTTTTCATCTATACTGTCGCTATATAATGAGCTCCGAGGAGATGTACGCAATAAACCTACCCGATAACTACGTCTTGTTGAGGCTTTTCTTGGATCTCCATGGAGACTTGTAAGAAAAATTGGCATAAACGAGACAATTAAAGTTAAAGGGGCTGTAAAGAGAAAAGGATATTTGGAGGCAATAATAATGGAAACGAGAGAAGAGAGAAACGTTGATAAAAAGCTCATAGAGACGGTAAAAAGGCAGATAATGGAGGCAAGAAATATTCTGGAGGAGAGCGGAGACGAGATCCCTCTGGACGCCTTAAAGGAGCTTCAGGATCACTGCATCCTGTTCAAGTATTTCCCCGAGCTTAATGAATTTATTTCTGAATCGGGAATAGAAGGTCTGATCTATGATCTGTTAAACGGCGGCAGGGCGGTGGCGATAATGCAGTAGGGCTAAAAAAGCTGTTTTTCATTCCTGAGGATTAATGGATAGAGGGGAAGAATTAGTAGTCTATTGCCATTTTTGACGCAAGGAAAAAATAGTTAGCCCCGGCTGAGGTCGGGGCTTTTTGTATTATAGGGCAAAGGTATAAAGATAAATAAATCATGATTTTTTTGGAGGCAGGGGAAAGATAAGGGAGACCCTATTGCGGTATTCCTCAAATTCGGTTCCGAAGTGTTCCAAAAGCCTCTTCTCCTCGATCTTCTTGAAATAGAGATAGGCGAGGGCGAAGAAAAAGAAAAACAGGAGTATCCCGGAGATCGAGCCGATGAAGATCGGTATAGAGAGATAAGCGGTAAAGGCCCCGAAGGCCATTGGGTTTCTCGTAAAGCGATAGGGGCCCGTTATAACCAGCTTTTCTGTTACCGGGCTTATGGTTACGAGACGGTGGTAGTTGAAGGGCCCGCCCTTTCCCCTAACAATAAGCATTGCATTTGCCCAGAAGACGAAGAAAAGACCGACGGCGAGAAAGATGATCCCAAAAGGGATCCTGACCTCATCGGTGCCGAAGGTCTCAAAGCCAAGGAGCCTGTCGCAGAAGATATTGACGTGATAGATCGCAAATGGAATGATGACGCCGTTGAGGCCGAAACCGAGAAAGAGGCCGAGTATGTGTCTAAACGATTTCAAAAATACTCTCTAAAAATATTAGAGTAAAATATACAACATACAGAAAGAATATTCAACACAAAATGGAATAAAGACAAGATATAAACCATAAATAGATTGATAACGGGGCTTGTTTTAGATATAATATCAAATCAATAAGGAAATTACGGAACAGGGGATATGAAGATATTTATTATAGATCCACCGCAGCAGGTTTTTAAGTATTTCATGGGACACATACCTTCTCCCGCGGTGACCCAGCTGGCGGCTTATATGGAGAGGGAGGGACACGAAGTCGAGATATTGGATGTCACCACTTTTGAGAACTGCTGGGATGACCTCGAGCGGATGATAAGGGAGGGAAGACCGAATGTAGTGGGCATATCAAACAATTCAACAAACACGATAAACAACGCCTTTCACACGGCTACACTGACGAAGATGATTGACCCTAAGATAGTAGTCGTTGGGGGAGGGGCACACATGACGGCACTTCCAGAGGAGAGCCTTAGTGTCAACGGGGATATAGACTTTATCGTGAGGGGAGAGGGGGAGGCCACGTTCGCGGAGCTGGTCAGCCGGCTGGGAGAGGGGAGAAAAGATTTTTCGAATATAAAGGGAATCGCATATCTGGACAACGGAAACGGAGGGAATTTCATTCAGACTCCGGATAGGGAGCTTGTGGAGGATATAAACGATCTGCCGATGCCGGCGTACCGCCTCCTTCCGATGCTCAAAGTAAAAAACCCGGAAGACTATGTAATGGCGTACAGGTTCCCGACCCTCGGGATGATACCTTATGAGTCGATCATGATTTCAACGACGAGAGGCTGTTTCGGCAAATGTCGTTTCTGCTCGGAGACCGCCTTTTGGCACCACACCTGGAGGTCGAGGAATGCAAAGAACATGGTCGACGAGATGGAGCTTTTGAGCAAGGAGTACAACAGGACAAACTTCTACTTCGTCGACAACGCTTTCAACTGGAAGAGGGAGAGGATAACGGAATTCATAGAAGAGCTCGAAAGCAGGGAGCTTAAAGGGATAACCTTCTGGTACCAGACGAGGGTAGAACTCTTTTTAAGGGATCTTGATCTGATCGACAGGCTAAAGAAATTGGGTCTATATCAGATGTCCTTCGGGGTAGAGACGGCGAGTCAGGATATTACGAATAAGTGGGGGAAAAATCAAAGGGTAGGTGATGTGATAAAGGCGATGAAGGCCGCCAAGGAGCGGGATCTTGTACTTCTGACAAACGTCATGTGGGGTCACAGGGAGGATACGGCGGAGACCCTGAGGGCCACCTACGAGATGATAAAGGGTTACTCCGATATATTCGCGCTCCAGATATTCACCCCGGTGCCGGGGACGCCCTATTATGAGGAATATCTGGAAAATGACATGATAAAGGAATACAACTGGGATTTGTGGGATATGTTCACGCCGGTCGTGGAGACGGATACGATCCCCCACGACAAGATGTTGAGAACAGTGGAGAAGATACAGTCGAGGTTTCACTTAAGACCTAAGATACTCTACAAGACATGGTTTTCAAAAAATCCATTTATAAGAAGAAACTACCAGACGACGATGGAGATAGTAAAGAGAACGCTTTCAAATACGCTCCACGAGGTGCAGACGAACTATCGTCCCTTCGAGGAGTTTATGGAGGAGAAGGGATATTCGATTGAGAAGACGATAAAAGGAACGTGTATTGTCAAAGATAGGAGCAAGGGAGAGGGGAACGGGAGTAGGAGGGAGGATAGAAACGGGGACGTTCTGCATGAATCGGCCTAAATTGGGAAATCGAGGCCTTGAGGATTTGTGGGGTAAAAAGGAGAAGGGTGTGGTTTGTGGTATATATTAAGTGATGACAAAAAAGGTGATGGGAGGAAGATGAGAGTACTTATTGTCTCGGCAAACAGAGAGCTGGTTCCAGATCCGGTTTTCCCGTTGGGGGCGGCGTATGTCGCCTCGGCGGCGAGGGAATCGGGTCACGATACGGATGTTTTGGATATATGTTTCGCGGATGACATTTCAAGAGAGGTCAAAGATAAAATATCGTCTTTTGGACCGGATCTTGTCGGTGTCTCGATAAGAAACGTCGATAATGTCGCCTACCCCTTGGTTCTTACCTACGCCGAGGGACATAAAAACCTCATAGACGAGATACGCTCGTCCCACTTCGGTCCCATTGTGATGGGGGGGCCTGCCTTTACGCTGATGCCGGAGGAGTTTCTCGATTTCACGGGAGTCGAGATGGGGATACTGGGTGAGGGGGAAGATGCGATTGTGAAGCTTGCAGATTCTCTGGAAAACGGGGGAAGCTTGGATAAAGTGCCCGGTCTCATTACAAGGGAGGCGGGCAAAACGCTGCAACGAAACGGAAACAAGACAAGGGTTGACGTCAACAAGATATGTACCCCCGCAAGGGATCTGCTCGATAGTGCCGCCTATCAGAAGTGGGGCGGCATGGTCGGGATACAGACAAAACGGGGATGTCCCATCGACTGTATATATTGTACGTATCCGGTCGTGGAGGGGAAGGATATCAGATTGAGAGATCCGGGGGCCATAGTAGACGAGATAGAGAAAACCAACAAGGAGTACGGGGCGGACACCTTCTTTATTGTAGACAACGTATTCAATAACCCCCCGGAGCACGCAATAGAGGTTGCCGAAGAGATAAAAAGGAGAAAGATAGGCTTAAGGTTTTCGGCTTATATGAATCCGGGTTTTGTATCGGAGAGGCTGTTGGGGGTGCTTAAAGATGCGGGTTTTACAGGGGTCGACTACGGTGTGGATAGCCTTTCGGAGGGGGTGCTTAAAAACCTGAGAAAGAACTTCACGAAGGATAATGTGGTAAGGGCAGTCGAGTTGACAAGGGGGATGGGCATAGAGTGCTGCCTGAGCATGATATTTGGAGGCCCAGGGGAGACTCTCGACACGCTAAAGGAGACCGTCGATTCGATTGACGAGATTGCCCCGACGGCAGTCTTGGCAATCGTGGGAATCCGCCTCTATTCAGGAACGGGTATGCACAAGATCGCCAAAAGGGACAGGGTGGTCGGAGAAGAGGGAGTGGGATTGAAGCCGGTATTTTATATATCCCCGGATGTGGCCGATGAGGTGGTGGGCTTTGTGGCGGAGGCATCCCTTAAGCGCAACAACTGGCTCTTCCCAGGGCACATGATTATGGCCGGCCAGCAGCTTACACCGGATCAAAAGCCGGAGAGGTACGATCAGGGTCCCCTTGCGGAATTCAGGAAGCAGGGGATCAAGGGTAACCTGTGGGAGATGTTTGGCGCTATGAAATAGTAGTGGAGACTTGACAATAAAATATAGAAGCGGACAATAACTTGTACTCGTAATATAGTATATGAACATTATCTTTATCTCATCTATCTTCCCGCCTGAATCCGGCGGGCCCGCGACCTACGTCAGGAGGCTGTCCCAGGACTTCCACAACAAGGGCCATCACGTAAAGCTCATCGCACTTTCTGAAATAGAGATCGATGTAGATGACCCCCCTTATATAATCAGGATACCAAAAAAAGGCACGATATTTAGGAGGTCATTTAGACTTTTCAGGGCGGTTCTGAAACACGGCAAGGATGTGGATATCATTTACGATAATGGAGGTCCCTGGGACACAGGCATACCGATTAGGTGGGCGAATATTTTTTTGAAAAAGAAATTGGTGACCAAGGTCGTTGGAGACAACGTCTGGGAATATGTGCGAAGAAACAGGTTGACAGATGACGGCATCAATGAATTTCAGGGTAAATTTTACGGTCCAAAGATAGCTCTCCTGAAGTACTTAAGAAATAAGACAACAATGGGCGCAGATTTAGTTATTACCCCGGGCCACTATCTGGCGGAGCTGGTGGCGGGCTGGGGTGTCAAGAGGGAAAATATCTCCGTTATTCACAATGCGGTTGATTTTAGCGAAAGGAACCAGGAGATACCAGAGATCATAAAGGGATGGGAGGGATCAAAGAAGATTATAACCACCGCGGCAAGGCTGGTGCCCTGGAAGGGTATAGACGGCATAATAAGGGTAATTGCGGAGCTTGATAATGACGTCAATCTTTTGGTGATAGGAGACGGCCCGGAGCTTTCAAACCTCAGAAAATTGACGGAAACCTTAGGGATAGACAAGAGGGTTCGCTTTACGGGACGTGTTACTCAAAAGGAAGTTCTCTCCCTCCTCTCACATTCCGACGTATTTGTCCTGAACACCGAATATGAGGGACTTCCCCATATTATCCTTGAGGCGTTCTCCGTCGGTGTTCCGGTGATTGCCACCGATATTTGTGGAAATCCCGAGGTTGTTGAGAATGGTAAAAACGGCCTGTTGGTTCCTGTAAAGGATAATAAAGCGCTGAAGAATGCGATAATGAGGCTGATCAACGACACCGGATATTCAGCGAGGCTGGTTTCAAATTCAAGAGAGAGGCTTAATTACTTTGGATGGAACAGGCTTTTTGCACAAACGGAGAGAGTTTTTGACAGGCTTCTCAAGGGAATAAAGATCTTGTTCATAGCTTCTATCTACTATCCCGAATCGGGAGGTCCGGCCACTTACGTGAGGAACCTCGCCCACTACCTTTACGGAGAGGGGCACAAGGTGAAGGTAATAGCCTTATCGGAGGTAAATAAGTTACCCGACGATCCTTTCTACCTTTCGAGAATTCCAAAAAGGGGGAGTATCTTTACAAGGTCTTTGAGCCTGTTTCTTTCTATTGTCAAGTATGGGCGGGATTACGACCTCCTCTACGATACGGGAGGAGGCCCCTGGGATACGGGCCTTCCGGTTCAAATGGCCAATTTTTTCTTGAGGAAAAGGCTCGCCATCAGGGTAGCTGGAGATATAGTCTGGGAATACGCCAGGAGAAACAGAATAACAGTGGACGGACTCGACGAGTTTCAGCTGAAGTCTTACGGTCCCATAATCATGGTGATGAGACTCATAAGAAATTACTTTGCCAGGAGCGCCGACCTTGTAATATCGGGGAGTAACTACGTTGCGGGACTGACGAAGATATGGGGTGTAGACAAGAAAAAGATATCCGTGACACATAACGCCATCGAGCTGATAAATCCGAGAAAAATACCCACGCCGGAATTTGAAAAACCGAAGGGGGCGAGAAAGATCGTTGCCACAATAGCCCGCCTCGTTCCATGGAAGGGAATAGACGCCCTTATCGAGGTTACGGCACAATTTCCGAAGGATATACACCTTTTGATAATTGGGGACGGACCCGAGAGAGAGAGACTTACGGATTTGGCAAAATCATTGAAGGTAATAAATCGGATTCACTTCATAGGAAGGGTGCCGAACGAGCAGATAATATCGTTTTTATCCTTCGCCGATGTCTTCGTCCTGAACACGGAATACGAGAGCCTCGCTCATGTAATTATCGAGGCGTACAACGCCGGTATCCCCGTAGTGGCAACAAATATCACGGGTAATCCGGAGATTATAGAAGACGGTAAGACAGGGATCTTGGTTCCGTTGAAGGATAAAGACGCGCTGAAGGCGGCGATAGAGAGGATAATAACGAACAAAAAATTCGCCTCGAAAATTGTATCGGCGTCAAGGGAAAAACTCCCCTATTTCGGGCTCGAAAGGCAGTTAAAGGAGTCCGAGGAGCTTTTCAAGGATCTAATCTGGGGAAAAGAAGAAGGGAAAGCCGTGCGTTGACGGCAGATCTATAAAATAAAAAGCCCTGCCGCTACCAAGGATTTTTAAACCACTCGATGAATCTCTCGACGCCTTCCTTCATGGACGTGTTTGGATTATAGCCTAAAAGACTCCTTGCCTTTTCTATATCCGCAAAAGTGCGTTTTACATCTCCCGGCTGGCGGGGCAGCATGACCTTTTCGGTCTCCTTTCCCAGTCCCGATTCGATCAATTCTATAAGCTCTAAAAGATTAACGGACACCGACTCCCCCAAATTTATTATCTCATAGAAGGGCGTGGTCTCGGATGATATGAAACCAAACGCGCCAATCAGCCCGTCTATTATATCATCGATATATGTGTAATCCCTGCTCCCCTTCCCCTGATCGTACACCTCTATTTTAGATCCGTTGTTTATCAGGTTTGTGAACTTGTGGATCGCCATGTCCGGACGCTGTCTCGGCCCGTATACGGTGAAAAAACGAAAGCAAAGAATCTTCAGGTTGTACAGCTTGTGATAGGTGTAGCAAAGCTCCTCACAGCATTTCTTGGTAACGCCGTAGGGGGATATCGGCTTGGCCATGAGGTCGTCCTCCGAAAAGGGGATGTTGGGACAGTCGCCGTAGACGGAGGATGAGGAGGCAAAGAGGAGGTCCTTAATATCGAGCTCCTTCATGGCCTCGAGGATATTGTTTGTGCCGAGGACGTTCACCTCCTGATAGAGGAGAGGATTCTTTATGGAGGGTCTTACGCCTGCCTTTGCGGCGAGGTGTACAACAAGATCGGGGGAGATCGACCTGAAGGAGTCGATTATAAAATCGTAGTTCCTGATATCCCCCTCAATGAGCTTAAACCCATCCTTTTTCAGGAGGGATTCAATATTTCTCCTTTTGAATTTCTCGGGATAGTAGTCGTCGAAGTTATCGATTACGAAAACCTCATTCCCAAGGGAAACGAGCCTATCCGAAAGGTGCGATCCGATAAAGCCCGCACCGCCTGTAACCACTACTTTTTTGATATCTTTTGACATATTTATCTTTGAATACAGAATTTAAATAAAGATGTGAATTCTAATTGAAAAAGACGCTGTTACCTCTTCCTTTTCAGCGTGTATATTTTGCTCTTTTCCACCCCGAGCTCGCTTAGAGATGAGATCCTTTCCTTAACCTCTTCAGTATGTAGGATGAGAATTGCATCAAATGAAAAATCCCTGATCTCAGACAGTGGTGAGATCTTCATCTCAAGGCAGAGGCCGCCTGCCCTGTCGTCCACGATTCCGACAATCTCAATTTCGTTTACCCTTGAAAATAAGACCGCAAGCTCCGCTATCTCGCCTGTGCCGTAAAGGAGTATATTATCGATGCCGTCGACCCTTATCTCACTCAGCACCTCTTGAAGGGAATCCTTGAGCTCCCTGTAGAACCTGAGGGAATACCTGAGGTACTCATAGGTGAGACGGGTCTTTTCAGCTATCCCCTTCGGAGTGAGCATATACTTGACGCGGTGGGAGGGGATGGTCGTGGCCTTGAAATACCCTTTCTCCACAAGCCTCTTTATAAAGCGGTTGACAAGCCCCACGGAGATGTCGATCTTCTGGGAGAGGGTCCTCTGGCTGATGGTATTATCC encodes:
- a CDS encoding glycosyltransferase family 4 protein yields the protein MNIIFISSIFPPESGGPATYVRRLSQDFHNKGHHVKLIALSEIEIDVDDPPYIIRIPKKGTIFRRSFRLFRAVLKHGKDVDIIYDNGGPWDTGIPIRWANIFLKKKLVTKVVGDNVWEYVRRNRLTDDGINEFQGKFYGPKIALLKYLRNKTTMGADLVITPGHYLAELVAGWGVKRENISVIHNAVDFSERNQEIPEIIKGWEGSKKIITTAARLVPWKGIDGIIRVIAELDNDVNLLVIGDGPELSNLRKLTETLGIDKRVRFTGRVTQKEVLSLLSHSDVFVLNTEYEGLPHIILEAFSVGVPVIATDICGNPEVVENGKNGLLVPVKDNKALKNAIMRLINDTGYSARLVSNSRERLNYFGWNRLFAQTERVFDRLLKGIKILFIASIYYPESGGPATYVRNLAHYLYGEGHKVKVIALSEVNKLPDDPFYLSRIPKRGSIFTRSLSLFLSIVKYGRDYDLLYDTGGGPWDTGLPVQMANFFLRKRLAIRVAGDIVWEYARRNRITVDGLDEFQLKSYGPIIMVMRLIRNYFARSADLVISGSNYVAGLTKIWGVDKKKISVTHNAIELINPRKIPTPEFEKPKGARKIVATIARLVPWKGIDALIEVTAQFPKDIHLLIIGDGPERERLTDLAKSLKVINRIHFIGRVPNEQIISFLSFADVFVLNTEYESLAHVIIEAYNAGIPVVATNITGNPEIIEDGKTGILVPLKDKDALKAAIERIITNKKFASKIVSASREKLPYFGLERQLKESEELFKDLIWGKEEGKAVR
- a CDS encoding radical SAM protein, producing MRVLIVSANRELVPDPVFPLGAAYVASAARESGHDTDVLDICFADDISREVKDKISSFGPDLVGVSIRNVDNVAYPLVLTYAEGHKNLIDEIRSSHFGPIVMGGPAFTLMPEEFLDFTGVEMGILGEGEDAIVKLADSLENGGSLDKVPGLITREAGKTLQRNGNKTRVDVNKICTPARDLLDSAAYQKWGGMVGIQTKRGCPIDCIYCTYPVVEGKDIRLRDPGAIVDEIEKTNKEYGADTFFIVDNVFNNPPEHAIEVAEEIKRRKIGLRFSAYMNPGFVSERLLGVLKDAGFTGVDYGVDSLSEGVLKNLRKNFTKDNVVRAVELTRGMGIECCLSMIFGGPGETLDTLKETVDSIDEIAPTAVLAIVGIRLYSGTGMHKIAKRDRVVGEEGVGLKPVFYISPDVADEVVGFVAEASLKRNNWLFPGHMIMAGQQLTPDQKPERYDQGPLAEFRKQGIKGNLWEMFGAMK
- a CDS encoding cobalamin-dependent protein (Presence of a B(12) (cobalamin)-binding domain implies dependence on cobalamin itself, in one of its several forms, or in some unusual lineages, dependence on a cobalamin-like analog.) yields the protein MKIFIIDPPQQVFKYFMGHIPSPAVTQLAAYMEREGHEVEILDVTTFENCWDDLERMIREGRPNVVGISNNSTNTINNAFHTATLTKMIDPKIVVVGGGAHMTALPEESLSVNGDIDFIVRGEGEATFAELVSRLGEGRKDFSNIKGIAYLDNGNGGNFIQTPDRELVEDINDLPMPAYRLLPMLKVKNPEDYVMAYRFPTLGMIPYESIMISTTRGCFGKCRFCSETAFWHHTWRSRNAKNMVDEMELLSKEYNRTNFYFVDNAFNWKRERITEFIEELESRELKGITFWYQTRVELFLRDLDLIDRLKKLGLYQMSFGVETASQDITNKWGKNQRVGDVIKAMKAAKERDLVLLTNVMWGHREDTAETLRATYEMIKGYSDIFALQIFTPVPGTPYYEEYLENDMIKEYNWDLWDMFTPVVETDTIPHDKMLRTVEKIQSRFHLRPKILYKTWFSKNPFIRRNYQTTMEIVKRTLSNTLHEVQTNYRPFEEFMEEKGYSIEKTIKGTCIVKDRSKGEGNGSRREDRNGDVLHESA
- a CDS encoding winged helix-turn-helix transcriptional regulator, giving the protein MDREEIRTLRIMEEIERDNTISQRTLSQKIDISVGLVNRFIKRLVEKGYFKATTIPSHRVKYMLTPKGIAEKTRLTYEYLRYSLRFYRELKDSLQEVLSEIRVDGIDNILLYGTGEIAELAVLFSRVNEIEIVGIVDDRAGGLCLEMKISPLSEIRDFSFDAILILHTEEVKERISSLSELGVEKSKIYTLKRKR
- a CDS encoding isoprenylcysteine carboxylmethyltransferase family protein gives rise to the protein MKSFRHILGLFLGFGLNGVIIPFAIYHVNIFCDRLLGFETFGTDEVRIPFGIIFLAVGLFFVFWANAMLIVRGKGGPFNYHRLVTISPVTEKLVITGPYRFTRNPMAFGAFTAYLSIPIFIGSISGILLFFFFFALAYLYFKKIEEKRLLEHFGTEFEEYRNRVSLIFPLPPKKS
- a CDS encoding GDP-mannose 4,6-dehydratase, which gives rise to MKKVVVTGGAGFIGSHLSDRLVSLGNEVFVIDNFDDYYPEKFKRRNIESLLKKDGFKLIEGDIRNYDFIIDSFRSISPDLVVHLAAKAGVRPSIKNPLLYQEVNVLGTNNILEAMKELDIKDLLFASSSSVYGDCPNIPFSEDDLMAKPISPYGVTKKCCEELCYTYHKLYNLKILCFRFFTVYGPRQRPDMAIHKFTNLINNGSKIEVYDQGKGSRDYTYIDDIIDGLIGAFGFISSETTPFYEIINLGESVSVNLLELIELIESGLGKETEKVMLPRQPGDVKRTFADIEKARSLLGYNPNTSMKEGVERFIEWFKNPW